AAGTCATTTGCGGGTTTGGCAGAACTGGTAAGATGTTTGGACATATGCATTATGACATTAAGCCGGATATTATTACGATGGCGAAGGGACTTACAAGTGCGTATTTGCCATTGTCAGTCACAGCTGTTCGTAAAGATATTTATGAAACCTTTAAAGATAGTGAAGAAAATAGCCATTTTCGTCACGTTAATACCTTTGGAGGGAACCCAGCAGCCTGTGCAGTCGCCCTGAAAAATATCGAGATTCTGGAACAGGAAAATTTAGTGTCTAGAGCCGCGGTTTTAGGAGAGCGCCTTCAAAAAGAGCTGGCAGAATTAAAAAGCCATCCATACGTGGGAGATATTCGCAGTCTGGGATTTGTCATGGGTATTGAACTGGTGGAGGATAAGAACACAAAAGAGCCTGCAGCCGCTCAGCGAGTCGGCAAAATCATTGGGGAATGTAAGGCCAATGGATTAATCATTGGGAAAAATGGAGATACGGTAGCAGGCTATAATAACATTCTAACCCTTTGTCCACCACTATCCAGTACAGATGAGGATTTAGACTTTATTATTACTGTTTTGAAAAAGGTTTTTAAGCAAAACCAACCTTAAAAAGAGGGCCACCATCACAAAAATCTAGGAGGTAATTCGTATGACGCAAACAATTGTAAAGTCACTAAAAAACTATGTTGGCGGAAAATGGATTGAAGCAAAATCAGAGAAAACAGAGACAGTATATAATCCCGCCACAGAAGAAGTAATCGCGCATGTACCTATTTCATCAAAAGATGACCTGGATCATGCAGTAGAAGTAGCTAATGAAGCGTTTCAAAGCTGGAAGGAGGTTGCGGTTCCAAAACGTGCTCGTATTCTATTTAACTATCAACAATTGCTGGTCGAACACTGGGATGAACTAGCAGAATTGCTAACCATCGAAAATGGCAAAAGTTTAAAAGAGGCACATGGAGAAGTATTGCGGGGAATAGAATGTGTGGAGTACGCAGCTGGGGCACCATCATTAATGATGGGGAGTCAATTACCTTCGATTGCAACAGATCTTGAATCTGGGGTCTATCGCTATCCAATCGGTGTTATCGGTGGAATTACCCCATTTAACTTCCCAATGATGGTTCCAACCTGGATGTTCCCAATGGCAATTGTAACTGGTAATACATTTGTATTGAAGCCGTCTGAGCGTACGCCGCTACTTGCAAATCGCTTAGCAGAATTGCTTGAAGAAGCGGGTCTGCCTAAAGGAGTATTCAATATCGTCCATGGAGCACATGACGTTGTAAATGGATTATTGGATCATAAAGAGGTAGCAGCTATTTCATTTGTAGGTTCGCAGCCAGTCGCTGAATACGTTTATAAACGTGGTACCGAAAACTTGAAACGTGTGCAGGCACTTGCAGGAGCGAAAAACCACTCAACTGTACTGAAGGATGCTGATTTAGAAAACGCAGCAACTCAAATTATTAGTGCAGCGTTTGGTTCGGCTGGCGAACGTTGTATGGCATGTTCCGTTGTAGCTGTAGAAGATTCAATTGCGGATGAGCTTGTTGAAAAACTTGTTCAGAAAGCCAATGAAGTAAAAATTGGTAATGGCCTGGATGAGGGTGCCTTCTTAGGTCCGGTGATTCGCGATCAACATAAGGCGCGTACTTTACAATATATTGAGGATGGTGAAAAAGGAGGAGCAAAACTTATTCGTGATGGTCGTAAAGACGAATGTGTTCATCAGGATGGCTATTTCGTGGGACCGACGATATTTGATAATGTAACGAGCGAAATGAAAATTTGGAAGGATGAAATTTTCGCTCCCGTTCTATCTATTAGTAGAGTGAAAAACTTAGATGATGCGGTTGCACTTACAAACAAATCACGTTTTGCTAACGGTGCGTGCATTTTCACAAATAAGGGTGGAAATGTACGGCAGTTCCGTGAAACAATTGACGCAGGTATGATTGGTGTAAATATCGGTGTACCGGCCCCAATGGCTTTCTTCCCATTCTCTGGATGGAAAGATTCGTTTTATGGTGATTTACATGCGAATGGTAAAGATGGTATTGAATTCTATACGCGAAAGAAAGTAGTTACGACTCGCTGGGTGTAATTGTATAAAAAAGCTGTAGTGATACGAAAAGGAATCAGGAGACTATCATCTTGATTCCTTTTACTATTTTATCATTCTAGTTTTCATATTTTATATTGTGATGAAGATGAGATGAATATTCATAGCTTGTCAGATATATATAATTAGATGTTATTATATTAGAACTTTTGCAACTACTTGGGATTAACGACGAAACTTATGTTTCAAATGATTGGACTATATTCATTAAAGAGAGGAGATACATAATGTTTAATTTCCCCGTTGAAACTTTCTGGCTAATTGTACCATGGCCATTTATTTGGCTAACGTTAGGTATTATTATGTATTTCATCAAAAAAAGGGATGATGAGCGAGAAGATGAATTCTACGCAAAATCCGATGACAAGGAGTTGAAGTGACGGTGGGATCTGATGCGATTGTCTTTATTATTTATTTAGTTGCTTTGCTTTCGGTAGGAATATTTTTTTCACGAAAAGCATCTCAATCGGTTGATAGTTATTTACTTGGTGATAGAAATATAGGTCCCGCTGTTACTGCATTAACCATGCAAAGTACATCAATGAGTGGGTACATGTTTTTAGGTGGTCCAGCACTAGCATTTCAACAGGGATGGTATGCAATTTGGTATGCAATCGGTGATGCGGGTGGAGGCATTGTTAATCTATCTGTTCTAGGAAAGAGAATGCGGCGAATGTCTGAGATTTTGGGGGCACTTTCACCAATCGAATATTTGGAAAAACGGTTTGAGAGCGCAGCAGTAAGTGTTGTTGGATCTATAATTTCTATCATTTTTTTATTTGCATATGTTTTTGCGCAATTTATTGCATCTGGCAAAGCACTAGAAGC
This Virgibacillus phasianinus DNA region includes the following protein-coding sequences:
- a CDS encoding CoA-acylating methylmalonate-semialdehyde dehydrogenase yields the protein MTQTIVKSLKNYVGGKWIEAKSEKTETVYNPATEEVIAHVPISSKDDLDHAVEVANEAFQSWKEVAVPKRARILFNYQQLLVEHWDELAELLTIENGKSLKEAHGEVLRGIECVEYAAGAPSLMMGSQLPSIATDLESGVYRYPIGVIGGITPFNFPMMVPTWMFPMAIVTGNTFVLKPSERTPLLANRLAELLEEAGLPKGVFNIVHGAHDVVNGLLDHKEVAAISFVGSQPVAEYVYKRGTENLKRVQALAGAKNHSTVLKDADLENAATQIISAAFGSAGERCMACSVVAVEDSIADELVEKLVQKANEVKIGNGLDEGAFLGPVIRDQHKARTLQYIEDGEKGGAKLIRDGRKDECVHQDGYFVGPTIFDNVTSEMKIWKDEIFAPVLSISRVKNLDDAVALTNKSRFANGACIFTNKGGNVRQFRETIDAGMIGVNIGVPAPMAFFPFSGWKDSFYGDLHANGKDGIEFYTRKKVVTTRWV